Within Nematostella vectensis chromosome 1, jaNemVect1.1, whole genome shotgun sequence, the genomic segment CAGGCAGAGCTGGCATACTCTAAGTGTGGAAGAACGAGCGATTTATAAGCAGCTTCCTTGATGTTCTCTGGGCAATTGCTTAGGTTGCGCCTAAGAAAACCTAAGGTCTGGTTGGCTTTGGACactttgttgtttatatgCCAGCTCCAGTCAAGTGTGTTCGAGAGCTCGACGCCTAGGTATGGATGGTGTTCAACTGGTTTAAGGATGTGGTTCATCAATGTGTAGTTAAATACTATAGGTTCCCTATTTCTCGTGACTCTCAtgacaaaacattttgttgGGTTAAAGGACATGAGCCATTTCTCTGCCCATTTCTCGATGGAGGTAAGATCAGACTGGAGCTGATGTGCATCAGAAGTTGCCTCGATGAAACTGTATAAAAGAGTATCATCAGCAAACAATCTTATGGTAGAAGATTTACAATCATTGCCGATGTCATTTATGTAGAGTAAAAACATCAGTGGGCCGAGAACGGTCCCCTGGGGCACACCAGATGACACACTTATAGGGGCAGTCCTCCAAACTACAACGTGGAAACTCCAAGTCCCACGTTCTAGCGAGGACGGGAACGTGAGCGTTGAAAGCTAGACTATCCGTGTTCGCTATGTTGCTCGCTATACTTGTTGGTAGTACAAAAACAAGTAAATTCTATTAAAACTAGTTTAAAATTGAGCTAAAAGCATAAGCTTTTTATGGCCGGACCCTAAGTAAGTAAAGACGTGCTTGGCCCCTTCAGTTTATAAAAAGCAAGtaaagcatttaaaaaaatgaaaatatttcaacacTTATAATGAATGAACCACGCGAAAGTTATGGGCAAGATCCTTGCGCTCATTTTTATAAAGAACGAGTAACAGattatgttttgttgttaCGGCGACTTGCAATATAGTTTACACATGTTTTTGATAAAGTCTACTTAGTGATTAAGACTAAATATAAAAAGGAATATATTTCGAACACTAGGAAAATGTAGCCGTGCCTGCCCGATGGGTTTCGAGGTTCGTTTTGCGGGCATATGTGTGTCCCTGTGCCCTTCAGTGAATCTTTGCATATCCTGAACTCGCGAAACCTTTAACCGATGCTATGAGAATGCTTAGCTTGCAATGAATTAGTTTTTGTTTACTTAACTTATTTACTTAACTGCCATGGCGTAGGACTAGAGTCCggaattaataaataatatatagatttaggcattgcctaaaagcggagctccaaacgaccaaatctttgcttattttcgcttaataatttaaCAAATATTAtgttatttctgtttttgacgacatcaacgatttcacagataAAAGCAACAAATTgttatacccccccccccccccccacccttgacatctacatgacacataacaagtttagttgtcatacgatgtttcggaTTCAAGGAAGTTTTACTttcagtgacgtcatcgatgacgtcacgtgacaatCTCATAGCACCCCAACATACATGACatctaccgagtttggttgtcatacgaccttttttgtataaatattttctattttgatgacgtcagcatatttttgcttctagtgacatcatcgatgacgtcacaaatcatcATATTTTTCTCCTTGACgcaaacatgacacctgccaagtttggttgtaaaacaatgtttcttttgaGAGATATAaacgtttttgcttttaatcacgttTTAAGTGAGGTCATCGATGatgtcacaatcacgtgactatattgTTGAGCCCACctttgacacatacatgacacataataagtttagttgtcatatgatgtttcgtttAGGAGATATGAATATAGATATGATATCGGGATAGTTTTTCATCGAAGACATCATGCATCACGTGACCTTATCTTGGCACCGCGCTTGACAGATACATGgcaccaggggctcataagtaggggcaatcaacttcctcACCTAATGCTTATCTGTAGCAAGCCAAAGTTGCGCAAATTGGCAGGAAAGGATTTGACAGTCAGCACAGAAAATGGCCAGCTTGAATGTGTCAATGAAGTTAAACTGCTTGGCATAAGATTAGACAACTCCTTAACCTGGGACAACCACCTCAAGTACATTCACAATAAGATTTCCAAGCGACTAGGCTTGTTAAAAAGGACAAAGAAATTCCTGTCACTTAAAGCAAGAACCCTGTTCTACCATTCGCTCATACAGCCAATATTAGACTATGGTGCTATCGTCTGGGGCTCGACCAAAAAGCAACACATCGATGATATGGTCAAGTTCCAGAAACGATGTGCGCGGGTTATCCTCGATAAGAAATGGGATGCACCTTCAAAACCACTTTTTGAAGAACTAAATATTGTCCCCTTCGACAAAGGAATAATCTACCTACAACTTGTTTTGCTCTTTAAGGCAATGAACAATATGACCCCCTGCTATATCAGAGATATGTTCGTTAAGTGTAGTGATGTACATAACAAGAACACTAAAAATGCAGCAAACCATAACTTAGTACTTCCAAAGGCTCGGACTACATTAGCAAAAAACAGCTTTAAGTTTGTAGCAGCTAAAAGGTGGAATGCATTGTCACTAGAAATCAAAGAAGCCAAGCCAATCACCGCCTTCTCCGCAAAACTAAGAGAATACATCACAGCTCTGTAAATAAGTTTATAAATCCACAAAGGattgttattgtaaatagtttCGTCAAGGATTTTGCTGTAAACAGATTTGTAaatagcttttatttattttgtttctgttgagggccatgcgtacattatcattgtgatattaagtgaatccctcattaaaaaaaggcatctatctatctacctacctacctacctacctacctacctacctacctacctacctacctacctacctacctacctacctacctacctacctacctacctacctacctacctacctacctacctacctacctacctacctacctacctacctacctacctacctacctacctacctacctacctacctacctacctacctacctacctacctacctacctacctacctacctacccacctacctacccacccacccacccacctacccacccacccacccacccacccacccacccacccacccacctacctacctacctacctacctacctacctacctacctacctacctacctacctacctacctacctacctacctacctagacgcgcggattagccaatcagatgcgaCCTTAGTGCTTACGTTTTGGCTGAtctcaactgcacgcgcagtcaCAGACAAAAAGCTGTTttctcttcggtactttgacttttgttgctctcttcttcAATGATGAATCCAGTTTTACCTACGAATTTAAATTCTGGCAtgcaattcttttgttgaacaaacaaaaccgacggatgataaacaaataaatattcttcctaactgaAATTTGCGCGTACAGCCTCACGTCACTAgcgcgcgcgaccaacgtcaacgtagctgattggcccgttcgtgcgcgcgcgtctaaaaatagccttatcctaggaaacgcggtgacacttatataatgtagatgattgcccctacttatgagcccctgatgGCACCTACACCAAGCTTGgttgttatacaatgtttctttcacgagatatgaatgttttttatttttattttgatgacgtcagcatgtTTTGCTTCTAGTACGTCATCGATGAGAAATCGTCACATataaagaaaacgttgtcgttttgggggtctggtacctagaaatcttagtttctttttagagaacttctccattgactaaagatggtcatagtcactgtttttcttttctgattacaagtcttAAAATTTACAAAGCACCTGTGGTACGACAGCCTTGAAAATGACAACGAATCATGCAGTTCTtacaaataaggaatatataaGTTTCCTTATGTGGAATTGACCgcatttggcaaaaacgacaatttatggctaaattttcttgatatgccaatcacgtgaccacagcCCTGCACCTCcattgacacatacatgacacctgccaagtttggttgtcggacggacggacatcgcgtcacgaaaactcgagtcgatgggttaccaatttttgttaccatatttgttttaaatacCAATTTTTCctaggtatggggctccgctcacGCGGCGCTTGGGAGCTCcgctaataaaaaaagtaataaataaaagataaagtTGATTACCTAGGCAAAGTGGCCGCTGCGCTTGGATTATCCCTCGTAAATGTTTATCGGTAAATCTttgcctttaaaaaaaactgtcggCGGGATAAACGTTTCATAACCCACTCGTGACTAGGCTTTTCCATATTAAAATTTTACTCATGTTATCGACTGTTTATTCCTAAGTGTCGACACTATGGCCAAGACCGAGACAGCAGACCCGTTCCGACAACGTAATCTGGTAAGAGAATTTCTTGGAATTTCTAAATTCTAACGGATTTGATATCTGAAGGATCGCTAACGAAATCCCCCATAAAAGCCAAAGCCAAGCCAAATCCTCtaaaaaagcaacaacaaacaaGTAGCCTTGACTAAAAGACACTGAGAAAAACAGCTGGCAAAGCCAAATGGCCGGAAAAATATCGAGCAGGGAAAAATCTGTTACCTTCCAGTCAGATACCAAATGACCGGTGCCGGAATTAGACAGCGCGATTACGTCGTACTTGCCCGCAACGCGCCTACAGCTCGGGCTAAACATGCCGTagacaggtcgcatacgactaaatcgtgctgtcttaATTAGCCTTTATAGTTCTAGACTTCGGATCTCAAAGTTATAACCAGTAAAACCTCTCTATGACAGCGcctatacacctatttcaaacaaCGTAGCACTCGGAGAGTTCATATGTGCAGTGCTTCACGGGTATCAAATacataagcaaataagcgCAAATAAAGGAAATCGAGGCTTTGAAGGCTGTAAAATTGTTGTACTCGTTCCTATACACATTCATATGGCTTTCAGATACCAGGATACAGCCatttatacgctacccatgaagcactgcgggctaCGATACATCGATTTCCGAGTGGcacgttatttgaaataggtgtataatcGAACACTCGATCAACCATCCCTTTCTCACCACTTCTTGTTTTTAGACCAGGTTTATTTCTAGTTGTTTAAATCTAATAAACAGAATAAGACTCAGGGCGGATCTAGGTTATTTTCCGAGGAGGCTACAAAACGTGGCCAAACGCAAAAAGCAGTGACATAATGTTTCAGAGTGGCTCAATTTATTAAAGTTGTCTGCCTCTAAGCAAAGAATAATTTAGCTGAACCAAAGGTTTTGCCCACTAGAAAAGGAAACAAGagcatttattattttatttagaaaGGGCAGGCGTAgaattgagctttgttgtctgaaatgaatgttttttcttccttGTATACACTATAAACATCTTTTCCGACTGTGTCATTGTAGCAGAAATAATTCAAGTGTCAAGTTAAATAATGATTATATAGTAAGtatataaaaaaggaaaaacattcaattccgacaacaaagctcaattcagaaATCGCTTGCATTTTCTAatagtcaatagatagtcaaccAGGACGAGGacgagtagtctaattgttttagtataaatccactcacatactaccttcGAAAAAAAATACGATTTTAACAAttctcagtaataaataaccgCTTTTGGCACGAAAACGCCGGCTTTTTTGCTACTCGCTATCTATTGCTCTCtgtttagtggccagcgagcaTGAGACCTCTCGGACGGCTCGCTGGCCATACTAAATAGAAAGACGTTCAAGGCTCTATGGAACCAGGGTATACTGGAGTACTGGAGCCAATTAAATTGCGAGATTTGTGATGGTATGTGAGTGAATTTATACTAAACAAATATAggatactttgaactcactaggcTGGCGATCTATTggattatttgaataaattggaaactgtcgggcatttagtcctgtcgggcatttagtacTGCACACGAGTAGATAACTCACGTTATTATGTCTTCTAGCGGGCAGGTTTCATTGGACTGGTCTTACTCGGAGGGACCTTGCTGattatctttgtttttttttatctctacGAGAACGAACCAAATTTCAATGCTATCTTACATACTTGACGGTAAGCATTCAAAAGCCGCGCAAGGGAAATTTGGGAAGCTTTCTTTCATTTCTGACGCCCTATATTCTTTAAACTTCCCCTAAtcacccccttccccttctTCAAGTGCTTATTTACCCCTATAAAATCAAGCTATGCAAACAATACAATATATTCTGTTAccctttgctttttttaattcattttaCGACTATAACACTGAGAACTTGAATTTATGTTTGTGTTTCAGACATTAGCACTTCTAATTCTTCTGGTAGGTCTCGTTTTATTCGTTATGAGAATTGGGCGATGGATAACAATTTATTTAATCTCCTGAGCGGTCAAATTAAAATGATGATTCCATTTGTTTTCAGCTGGGGGTTTTCAACGGATCTTCTCTGTTAAAGATTCTGACGAGAGCTCTTTATCTTTATACTCTGGTGAGTGATAATACACCATTCTTTATGGTCTCCCAAGGAAAAGTGTAGAATCCCGCTAGTAAggcctaacaggattggctAGATTATcacattgttctattgtattcttGTTCTTCGTCTGTGTTGCATTAATCCAcaagggcgtagccaggggggtggccaagggggcccgggcccccccttttagcaggagaaaatgccttgaaagagccttttgggccccctccttgttaaaaatcctggctacgccgctgatcCAATGTGGTGAAACTTTCGATAGCTTCTTGAGATATGGTGGGGCTTATACGCGAACAAAATCTGTTTTTGCTAATATCTCCCAAAGAGAAATAGCTACGATAACCAAACTTAGCAACTACAACATTGATGTCGGTCTGAGATTATTTCATATAATGTAGCCATGGCAAACCATATTATATAGGCTAAAGGCCCAATTTGAATTTTTACGTTCAAGCAAAAATGGGAAAtacacaacaacaatagagAAATCCATTTAAAAATGGTATATTAATTgtatattaataaaaaaatggtataTTAATTGTCATGAAATTCCCCACATCATGCTATCTTTTAATCGTGTCCAGCGTCACGTGACCGTGAGAACCGTTGAAACCGTTTGTATTTCAGCTGATGTTGTGGGTGGACAGCCTTAAAAGAGGCAGTATGATATGAAGACTACTATAAGGATTGAAAATATGCATTTACATTCGAAATCCACTATACTTCTGTATTCCtcattttccattgaaaataGTGGTTTCATTAGCACCTTGTGTCCCCGAGATATTGATGAAAATGCGTTTTTCAATGTATAAGCCTGTAAGTCAGGCCTTAATATACCTGAAGGAGAAATTGTACCTTTTTTCATTCAAGTAACCAGCGAGCTCTACCCAAAATGCAATCACTTTTGCGGTGGTTTCCTCCCAATAAAAGGTCTCTGAAAAGGTTCCTTCAAGATTGGAAAAGTTTATGGATAGgacttgtttttattgtaagGCCAGATATGTGAATTAAGAACGTCTCAAGCCGACATGTAAAATAATTGCCACCTCTGGCGCACAAATAAATCAGACAACAACCAGGGCATGGTTCTAGAAAGCAGGTTTTGCCTGTTAGCGTTAACCCAGGGATTAGCATGGTTATGGTTAACCCTGGATTAACATTAACATGCTTTCTAGCAAACAAGGCTAGACCACTAAATGTACCACTGCTCGAGCAGTCTTACATTGTCAGATAGGAATTTTTATTCACTTTCCATACTTCAAAGTTGACCGGTGTCGTAGCATAATAACCGGGATGCTTCACCAACTTTTTCCAGATGCAGGTCTTCCTAGTGTGGGATCCTTTTCTAAGTCTTATCATCATTGTATAAAAGTTCTATGAATTTTTCTCCTTTCAGATGGGGTTCTCCTGTCCGCTTCCTTTTTAACGAATAATCCGAATGGGACCTATCCCGATAAGTCACCTTGTTACTACACTCGACTTCGGAAAGCTCCCAAGAAACCTGAAGAATCTGCCTCTAATGACCAGAAGACAGCGAAATGCCGTAAACACGAGTGAGTCAACGGCAATGTTTTGAAATGGGGCAGACCATAACATGAATACATTTTCGGGTGGTTGTAGGAGGTTGTGTGGGGCAAACAATTCTGGAAATTCTGGGAAGAGTGGCAAGTTTAGAATAAATAAGGAAAGTAAGTATGGAAAGTATAAATTAGGAAAAGTAAGGACAAGTTGACCGTCTTGGGGATCTTTGCGGTGCTAAGGGCCTGTGAGGACAGGCAAAGCGACAAAAAGTTTAAACAAGATGCCCAAATTTTCTGAGAATTCCATACttcaaaaaagaacaaaggtGACCTTGGGGAGGAAGGGACAATGTCCTCGAAGCAAAGGATGGGTAAGAAGTATATTTTTACCCCATATTATTTTGCCTTCAGACCAAGTGCAAAATCATGTGAGGAAGCCaacaaatatttcaataatCCTAACTACGACCCAACACCTAGAAGATGCAGCACAAAGAATAACGAAGATATCTGCCAGGTCATAAGCAACAGCAGCAGCGAGTCGCCAGACTTcaaatgtgacgtcacagtaTGCGGGGGGTCCCTTGTTTCCATCACAAAGGTCGATGCGAAGACTGGTCTGGTGGCTTCCTGGCAATATATGAACCCCTTCGATGTCAATAAAGTCAAGGAAATGGCAAAAAAGGCTCTGGATGAGGGGTTCTCCTTCGTGTTTCTCCGTTGCAATGGGTTTCAACAAGTGCTGATGTTCCCACCTAAGCGAATACAGCCAACAGTCCCTTTGAAAAAGAGAATTAATATTAATACAGTCGTGGTTGACTCTGTCGCAAGGACGCACTTTTTTCGGGCGATGAAGAGATCTGTGTCTGCCATGCGGGAGATTATTTATGACGACACCATTCCGGCAACTGTACTGGACTTTGAGTTTTTCCACGAAATCAGCATGCACACCTTTGATAACATCCGACCGCTGTTTTCAAGCAACAGCAGCAGCGAGTCGCCAGACTTcaaatgtgacgtcacagtaTGCGGGGGGTCCCTTGTTTCCATCACAAATACATCATAAGGCGCAAGCGCGGCCCCTCTGATCTCGTACCAGCACTTCAACATGGGGCATACTCCCACAGGGACGCGCGTCACTAACGATGACGAGCCGTTAGCGCAGTTTCTTAACGCAATCGCGAACGACCCGAACACGCTCACGATAGTGCTTTCGGATCACGGGCTCACGCGCACATCATACGCAAGCACAGACGAAGGCCAAAACGAGCTATACAGTCCATTCCTTTTTATGGTACTGCCTAATCACGTAGCTTTTTTACTTGGGAAACAGAGAGTTGAGGCTTTATTAAAGAACCAACAACGGATCTTCACAACATTAGACTTGCATAAAGCGCTGATGTCTCTTCACAGTACGGATAAGCCATCAAGTAATTATAAACAAGCGGGGATATTTGCTAAGATCTCTGCTGACAGGACGTGCTCTGATCTACCGTTGTCGCCGTTGGCGCGCTGTCGCTGCAAAGGCTGGGACGAGCGGCTGAGGAGAACTCGCCACGGGTCAAATGGCTGGCGGAGTTTGCAGTAGGCACGCTCAATGACCTCATACAAGAGCAGTACGTGAAAGGTCAGTATAACAAGTCCAAAATAAGATATCTCGTATGCATCATGTATGACGGATTGTTAAGTAAACCGGCGTGGCCCACGAAAAACTGGTGACACTACCACTTTAACTGATA encodes:
- the LOC125570151 gene encoding uncharacterized protein LOC125570151; its protein translation is MLSYILDDISTSNSSDGVLLSASFLTNNPNGTYPDKSPCYYTRLRKAPKKPEESASNDQKTAKCRKHEPSAKSCEEANKYFNNPNYDPTPRRCSTKNNEDICQVISNSSSESPDFKCDVTVCGGSLVSITKVDAKTGLVASWQYMNPFDVNKVKEMAKKALDEGFSFVFLRCNGFQQVLMFPPKRIQPTVPLKKRININTVVVDSVARTHFFRAMKRSVSAMREIIYDDTIPATVLDFEFFHEISMHTFDNIRPLFSSNSSSESPDFKCDVTVCGGSLVSITNTS